Proteins encoded within one genomic window of Haematospirillum jordaniae:
- the fba gene encoding class II fructose-bisphosphate aldolase (catalyzes the reversible aldol condensation of dihydroxyacetonephosphate and glyceraldehyde 3-phosphate in the Calvin cycle, glycolysis, and/or gluconeogenesis) — protein sequence MASVTLRQLLDHAAEYSYGMPAFNVNNLEQVLAIMKAADKTDSPVILQASRGARKYAGDVMIKHMILAVTEMYPHIPVCMHQDHGNSPATCMSAVMSGFTSVMMDGSLESDGKTPASYDYNVRVTRAVAEMAHMVGVSVEGELGCLGSLETGKGDKEDGHGFEGTLDHSQLLTDPDQAADFVAKTGVDALAVAIGTSHGAYKFSRKPTGDILAMNVIKAIHAKLPQTHLVMHGASSVPQELQDIINAYGGDMPQTFGVPLEEIEQGIKYGVRKINIDTDNRMAITGAIRKVFAENRAEFDPRSYMKPAMDAMEKVCVNRFERFGAAGHASRIKVIPLADMANRYAEAGALTKVA from the coding sequence ATGGCTTCCGTTACACTCCGCCAGCTTCTGGACCACGCGGCCGAATATTCTTATGGGATGCCAGCCTTCAATGTGAATAACCTTGAACAGGTTCTGGCCATCATGAAGGCTGCCGACAAGACCGATTCACCTGTTATTCTTCAGGCCAGTCGCGGTGCCCGCAAATATGCCGGCGATGTCATGATCAAGCACATGATCTTGGCCGTGACCGAGATGTACCCCCACATACCGGTCTGTATGCATCAGGATCATGGTAATAGCCCTGCAACGTGTATGTCAGCGGTGATGAGTGGTTTTACATCGGTCATGATGGATGGATCGCTGGAAAGCGACGGCAAGACCCCCGCAAGTTATGACTATAATGTGCGTGTAACTAGGGCCGTTGCGGAGATGGCGCATATGGTCGGTGTTTCTGTCGAGGGTGAGCTGGGCTGTCTGGGGTCACTGGAAACGGGAAAGGGGGACAAGGAAGACGGACATGGGTTCGAAGGTACGCTTGATCATTCCCAGCTTCTGACAGACCCGGATCAGGCTGCAGATTTTGTTGCGAAAACAGGCGTTGATGCGTTGGCTGTGGCTATTGGCACCAGTCATGGGGCTTATAAGTTCAGTCGCAAACCTACAGGCGATATCTTGGCCATGAATGTTATCAAGGCAATCCATGCCAAGCTTCCTCAGACTCATTTGGTTATGCATGGTGCTTCTTCTGTTCCGCAGGAATTGCAGGATATCATTAATGCTTATGGCGGTGATATGCCACAGACCTTTGGCGTTCCTCTGGAAGAAATCGAGCAGGGGATCAAGTATGGTGTCCGCAAGATTAATATCGATACCGACAATCGTATGGCAATCACCGGGGCTATTCGCAAGGTGTTTGCGGAAAACCGGGCAGAATTTGATCCACGCAGTTACATGAAGCCAGCCATGGATGCCATGGAGAAGGTGTGTGTCAATCGGTTTGAACGTTTCGGGGCTGCCGGGCATGCATCGCGAATCAAGGTCATTCCCTTGGCTGATATGGCCAATCGCTATGCAGAAGCGGGTGCTTTGACCAAGGTTGCCTGA
- the tkt gene encoding transketolase: MSTPDHAEMANAIRFLAADAVQKANSGHPGMPMGMADVATVLFTRFLKFDSSAPRWADRDRFILSAGHGSMLLYSLGYLLGYEDVTLDQVKAFRQFGAITAGHPEYGHVSLAETTTGPLGQGIANAVGFALAEKMMAARHGRDVVDHWTYVIAGDGCLMEGLSQEAITMAGHWKLNRLVVLWDDNAISIDGQVSLATSEDQHARFRAAGWNTIAVDGHDPEAVAAAIEGAKKSDRPTLIACKTVIGFGAPTLAGSEKTHGAPLGDVELAGARAKLGWNCDAFDIPAPVLSAWRKVGQRGRVERQAWDDRVSSLPDERRVAFLAALSGALPEGWEQGLIDLKTKAVAEKTKVATRKASQMALDAIAPFVPSLIGGSADLTHSNLTLAKGMMSVLPDDASGNYIHYGVREHGMAAVMNGLALHGGFIPYGGTFLVFADYARPAIRMAALMGIRVVYVMTHDSIGLGEDGPTHQPVEHLVSLRAMPNLLVFRPADIVETAECWQLALETTTGPSLLALSRQNLPCLRDKANENQSARGAYILAEAADGVRDVTLLATGSEVEIAMSARESLAGRGVRAAVVSMPCQELFDAQTVEYRRSVLGDAPRVAVEAAATLGWERYVGLDGAIVGMKSFGASAPAADLYRHFGITAEAVAAEALRVVA, encoded by the coding sequence ATGAGTACCCCTGACCATGCTGAGATGGCCAACGCAATCCGTTTTCTGGCTGCAGATGCGGTTCAGAAGGCCAATTCCGGGCACCCGGGCATGCCAATGGGAATGGCCGATGTCGCGACTGTTCTTTTTACTCGCTTCCTGAAATTTGACAGCTCCGCCCCCCGTTGGGCTGACAGAGATCGTTTTATCCTTTCGGCAGGCCATGGCTCGATGCTGCTGTACAGTCTTGGCTATTTGCTGGGTTATGAAGACGTAACCTTGGATCAGGTAAAGGCATTCCGACAGTTTGGTGCGATCACGGCGGGGCACCCGGAATATGGCCACGTGTCTCTGGCAGAAACCACGACCGGCCCCTTGGGGCAGGGAATTGCCAACGCAGTGGGTTTCGCCTTGGCTGAAAAAATGATGGCTGCACGCCATGGCCGGGATGTGGTTGATCACTGGACCTATGTGATTGCAGGCGATGGATGCCTTATGGAAGGCTTGTCGCAGGAAGCCATAACCATGGCCGGGCATTGGAAGCTCAACCGATTAGTTGTGCTGTGGGATGATAATGCCATCAGCATTGACGGGCAGGTGTCCCTAGCAACCTCAGAGGATCAGCACGCCCGGTTCCGTGCTGCAGGTTGGAATACGATCGCTGTTGATGGTCATGATCCGGAAGCCGTTGCTGCCGCGATTGAGGGAGCGAAGAAATCTGATCGTCCAACCCTGATTGCCTGCAAAACGGTTATAGGGTTTGGTGCCCCGACCTTGGCAGGATCAGAAAAGACCCATGGGGCTCCCTTGGGTGATGTCGAGCTTGCGGGTGCCCGTGCCAAACTTGGCTGGAATTGTGATGCTTTCGATATTCCTGCCCCTGTCCTGTCCGCTTGGCGCAAAGTCGGTCAGCGTGGCAGGGTAGAGCGTCAGGCTTGGGATGATCGTGTTTCTTCATTGCCTGATGAGCGTCGGGTTGCATTTCTTGCAGCTCTTTCAGGGGCATTGCCAGAGGGCTGGGAGCAGGGCCTGATAGATCTGAAAACCAAGGCAGTTGCAGAGAAGACAAAGGTTGCAACCCGCAAGGCCAGTCAGATGGCTCTGGACGCAATTGCACCGTTTGTGCCGTCCTTGATTGGTGGATCGGCTGATCTGACTCACTCCAATCTGACCCTGGCCAAGGGGATGATGTCGGTTCTCCCTGATGACGCCTCTGGCAACTATATTCACTATGGTGTCCGGGAACATGGCATGGCAGCGGTTATGAATGGCCTTGCCCTGCACGGTGGCTTTATTCCCTATGGCGGTACTTTCCTGGTTTTTGCAGATTATGCGCGTCCTGCGATCCGCATGGCAGCCCTGATGGGGATCCGTGTTGTCTATGTCATGACGCATGATTCTATCGGGCTGGGTGAGGATGGGCCGACTCATCAACCGGTGGAGCATCTGGTGTCTTTGCGTGCGATGCCCAATCTTCTGGTGTTCCGCCCTGCTGATATTGTTGAAACGGCAGAGTGCTGGCAGCTGGCTCTGGAAACGACAACCGGGCCAAGCCTTCTGGCATTGTCGCGTCAGAATCTCCCGTGTTTGCGTGACAAGGCCAATGAAAATCAGTCAGCGCGTGGCGCTTATATTCTTGCCGAGGCAGCTGATGGGGTCCGTGATGTCACCCTGCTGGCTACGGGCTCGGAAGTTGAGATTGCCATGAGTGCACGGGAAAGTCTGGCTGGTCGTGGTGTTCGGGCTGCCGTTGTATCGATGCCTTGCCAAGAATTGTTTGATGCCCAGACAGTTGAGTATCGTCGCTCTGTGCTGGGTGATGCTCCGCGCGTTGCTGTTGAAGCAGCGGCAACCTTGGGGTGGGAACGTTATGTCGGTCTGGATGGCGCGATTGTCGGCATGAAGTCCTTCGGGGCGTCGGCACCGGCTGCGGATCTGTACCGTCACTTCGGTATTACAGCCGAGGCCGTTGCAGCAGAAGCCCTGCGTGTGGTGGCCTGA
- a CDS encoding sensor domain-containing protein, producing the protein MDFVDLFSEPVLVCKQGVVVRYNQVASRLFGGALCSGVPVADLLGRGVGDPTHGELSFLVSKEPINVDVRGEEGRLGAELQVYPLPAGFSGADAPCFLICLRTRSRLKVVESSSSHPSRLAAILDAVVDGILVVDPKGIVVSANRAALLLFNRHPDEMQGLGICAMIPQFAGGRWVSCVNASWLVGRSQEMSGRHRDGTLFPLEVTVTHLDEAEGPMFAVVLRDITDRCRSEQAELRYMEALERQIEMRTGELQKLHRRTEGILNSASDAIMGIDINGRITFANPVAGALLGYSPQSLPGKLADDVFIHGDGVRSGRSVLVRAALRRRLFHERMELTLCKRDGSSFVAEYSSRPLEDDTGMIGAVVVLRDITGRKIAEERLGVAAKVLETTAEAIFVCDLQGRILVANPAAVSLSGLSDHAPVGMSVTDIVFGGDSRGWPSLLDGMQAQDGHCRREMWSVRCSGERFALRLTASALRLADGQLHRVVLVANDITQRKQDEEKVQYQANYDVLTALPNRNLFNDRLEHMLRVISRTEGAIALMFLDLDGFKCVNDDFGHEVGDILLQEVARRLVSCVRDSDTVARFGGDEFTIILGVVDGCEGAAHVARRILQVLAAPYSLLCGQQSIRIQDISASIGIVILSGCVSEDSCHLLRKADAAMYHAKQSGKNGFAFWDEVTGEATCAHTVLGCGGA; encoded by the coding sequence TTGGACTTTGTTGACCTATTCTCCGAACCTGTGCTCGTGTGCAAGCAGGGCGTGGTTGTTCGTTATAACCAAGTAGCCTCGCGTCTTTTTGGTGGGGCCTTGTGTTCTGGGGTTCCTGTAGCCGATCTTCTGGGGAGGGGGGTGGGTGATCCGACCCATGGCGAACTGTCTTTCCTTGTGTCCAAGGAGCCCATCAATGTCGATGTTCGTGGAGAGGAAGGAAGGCTGGGTGCAGAGCTTCAGGTTTATCCCCTTCCTGCCGGCTTTTCTGGTGCAGATGCTCCTTGTTTTCTGATTTGCCTGCGGACTAGGTCGCGCCTCAAGGTCGTTGAGTCATCCTCTTCCCATCCATCTAGGCTTGCAGCCATTCTTGATGCCGTTGTTGATGGAATCTTGGTCGTTGATCCAAAAGGGATAGTTGTTTCCGCAAATCGTGCTGCCTTGTTGCTGTTTAATCGACATCCCGATGAAATGCAGGGGCTAGGAATTTGCGCAATGATCCCCCAGTTTGCCGGAGGTCGTTGGGTCTCCTGCGTCAACGCATCTTGGCTTGTCGGGCGAAGTCAGGAGATGTCAGGGCGTCACCGCGACGGCACGTTGTTTCCTCTGGAGGTCACGGTAACCCACCTTGATGAAGCGGAGGGGCCGATGTTCGCAGTTGTCCTCAGGGATATCACAGACCGCTGTCGCTCGGAGCAAGCGGAACTGCGCTATATGGAAGCCCTTGAGCGCCAGATCGAGATGCGTACGGGAGAGCTGCAGAAGCTTCACCGGCGCACCGAAGGAATTTTGAACTCTGCCAGTGATGCCATCATGGGCATCGATATCAATGGACGTATAACCTTTGCCAATCCGGTTGCGGGTGCCCTGCTGGGATATTCGCCACAGTCCCTTCCGGGAAAGCTGGCCGATGATGTTTTTATCCATGGTGACGGGGTTCGTTCCGGGCGCAGTGTGTTGGTTCGTGCGGCTCTGCGGCGAAGGCTGTTTCATGAGCGTATGGAACTTACTCTCTGCAAGCGGGATGGGTCTTCCTTCGTTGCCGAATATTCATCGCGTCCTCTTGAGGACGATACGGGCATGATTGGCGCTGTGGTTGTCTTGCGTGATATCACAGGGCGCAAGATTGCCGAAGAGCGTCTGGGTGTTGCAGCCAAGGTTCTGGAAACAACGGCGGAGGCCATATTTGTGTGTGATTTGCAGGGGCGCATCCTTGTTGCAAATCCGGCTGCGGTGTCCCTGTCCGGTTTGTCGGATCATGCGCCTGTTGGTATGTCGGTAACCGATATTGTGTTTGGTGGTGACAGTCGTGGTTGGCCATCACTCTTGGATGGCATGCAGGCACAGGACGGGCACTGTCGTCGTGAAATGTGGTCTGTTCGCTGTAGCGGGGAGCGTTTCGCTCTGCGCCTGACGGCTTCAGCGTTACGCTTGGCCGATGGACAGCTGCATCGTGTGGTCCTAGTTGCCAACGATATTACTCAGCGCAAGCAGGATGAAGAGAAGGTTCAGTATCAAGCCAACTACGATGTTCTTACAGCTTTGCCCAACCGGAATCTATTCAATGATCGCTTGGAGCATATGCTGCGTGTGATTAGCCGTACGGAAGGGGCTATTGCCCTGATGTTTCTTGATCTGGATGGCTTCAAGTGCGTCAACGATGATTTTGGGCATGAGGTTGGCGATATTCTCCTTCAGGAAGTTGCCCGTCGCCTTGTCTCGTGCGTCAGGGACAGTGACACCGTGGCTCGCTTTGGCGGAGATGAATTTACAATTATTCTGGGTGTTGTTGATGGATGCGAGGGTGCGGCCCACGTTGCCCGTCGCATTTTGCAGGTTCTGGCTGCTCCCTACAGTTTGTTATGTGGGCAACAAAGCATCCGCATACAGGATATCTCGGCTTCGATAGGCATTGTTATTCTGTCTGGTTGTGTGAGTGAGGATTCCTGTCATTTGCTCAGGAAGGCGGATGCAGCCATGTATCATGCAAAACAGTCTGGCAAGAATGGCTTTGCATTCTGGGATGAGGTGACAGGGGAGGCAACCTGTGCCCATACGGTACTTGGCTGTGGGGGTGCGTAG